The window TGTTGTTCTATGATGTCACCACACTTTACTTTGAAGCGGATTATGAGGACGACTTGCGCAAGACAGGCTTCTCAAAGGAGGGACGTCACAGTAATCCTCAGATCATACTCGGCCTGCTTGTTAGCCTTGGCGGCTATCCGCTTGCCTATTGCATCCATGAGGGCAACAAATATGAAGGCCACACGATGCTGCCGACGATAAACGAGTTTGTAAGCAAATACGGTTTGGAAAACTTCGTTGTGGTAGCCGACTCTGGTCTGATGAACAATGCAAATATAGCGGAACTTGAGGCTCATGGCTACAAGTATATAATAGGTGCGAAGATAAAGAATGAAAGTCAGGAAGTCAAGAACTGGATATTGGAACAGCCAAAGCGCGACTGCCAGATGGTTGAATATGACAAAGGAGGTGGCCGTCGGCTCTTGGTCGGCTATACAGATGACCGTGCAAAGAAAGATGCCTATAACCGAGAGAAGGGAATACGCAGATTGGAAAAGGCATATAAGCATGGTGCGCTCACTAAAGGTAACATCAACAAAAGAGGTTACAATAAGTTTTTATCCATGGATGGTGAAGTGAAGGTAGCCATCAACTATGACCGTGTTGCCGACGACTCCAAATGGGATGGTCTAAAGGGATATCTCACCAATACGGATATACCAATACAAGACGTTTATGCTGCATACCACAACCTTTGGCATGTAGAACGGGCCTTCCGTATAGCCAAATCAAAGATAGAGATACGTCCTATGTTTCATTTTACACGCAAACGCATCGAGGCTCATATATGCATCTGCTTTGTGGCTTTGAAAGTATACAAGGAATTGGAGCGCATGCTGAAAGTCTCAGAGATTAAAATGAGCGTAGACAAGGTGCTTGCATTGGCTAAGACCATCACAACCATACAAATTAAGCTACCTCTGAACAAGGATGTATACACTCAGACAATGTTGATGGCAAGGCATCAGAAAATCGCCAAACTCTTTGATGAAGATTTTTGGGTGACGCAATGACGAAGTCAGGTGATACAGGCGGTGTACCGAAGGGTATTTTTCCTTTAGCCGGCCGATGCGTTCCCACACCTTTTCAAGCTTTTTGGTGCCTCCTTTCTTTTTCAGGGCTTCGGCTGCCTGGCTCAGTCCACATTCAAAGGCCCGCGTGAAACGGTTTTCCATGGACGCTTCCTTGAGACCCTTGCTATAGCTCTTCACCTTGTAGAAGCTGTCACTTTCGCCATCCACTTCTACCTGACTGATCTCGATGAGCTGGTTGGATTTATCCCGTATTTCCACAGGGGAAAGGCTTGTTGCACGGTATTCTTTGAGTTTACCCCGTGAGACACAGATGTAGTCGAAGGATTCCTCTTTCAATATCTTCAGGTTATCATTCGTGGCGATGCCGGCATCCATGACCACCACCTGCTTTTTATCGGATCTCCCCCGATGGGATTTCATCTTGTCAAGAACATGTCGCAGGCTTTCAGGATCAGTCATGTTGCCTTCAAAGATTTGTGACTCCTTCAGGAAACCTTCCGGGTTGACCACCACAGCCAACACCACCTGTCTGGCATCGTTACGCTTTTCCTTGCTGCGCCCGAACTTCGCTATCCGGCTCTCTCGCATAGCTCCCTCGAAGTAGGTATTTGTCAAATCATAGATAATGATCTTGTCATCCAAGGAAAAAAGATCGTTCGTACGGTTGGAAAAATGACGTTCCAGGCCATCCTTCTCATCATAAAGCCGGTGAGCCATCTGGTAAAGCTTATCCTTGGTGATGGCCGAAGGATCAACACCGGTTAGTTCACAAAGCGCCGAGTTCTCCTGCAACCAACGGCTGGTTTTAAACTCCGATGCGGGGTAAACAGCCCGGGCGATGATCTGTGTTAAAGCAAGGGCGATATCTTGTTTCTCCCAGCCGAAAGTCTCAAAATACTCTGGCAGGAGCAATTGGCGGCAAGCTTGAAGGCAGAGCCATTCGCCACCAACCTCCCGAATATCGCTGTTCGTTGTCCTGTCAATGTACACCTGCTCGATACCGGCTGCCTTCTTTTTTGCCTTTTCTATTTTCTGCGCTTCATGGAGTAGTCCCACGTATTTCGTGCACAGGGCTTCCACCTTGTCATCGCGAAGTGAAGAGATGATGAATGTTTTGCCCTCGAGGTAAACCTGGTTGATGCGTTGACAGAGAAAGGGAATCTTTTCAGGTGGAAGAACTGATTCCAGGTCACCCAAAGAGAGCAGCGTGCGGTTACGGATGAAGCGGCCTTCCCGGTAGCTCTCGCACAACCGGTAATGGGTATACTCATGGCCCCCATCCTTTTGCTTTATGCTTGTCTTGAAAAACATACAACGCAAAAGTAATCAAGGGTAACGGTTTTTTCAACATCAAATGGGGGACTACATTCGTGTTTTAAAACAAATCGACATTGAATATCAGCCTGATACAAAAATTCATGGTCATCAAACAGACGTAAAACGGACGGAGGATTTGCGAGGTTGCGGGGGGGGATATCCACTATCCCTTGTAATCTCGCAAATCCTGTGTTCTACGATGTCGCCGTTAGGCGAGGAGTAGAATGCAGGATGTAATCCTCCGTCCGTTCTCCCGACGAGCCGAAGGCGATGTCGGGAGAACAAGCGGATTTAACGTAAATAGAGGGTAAGTTTAACTTCTATTTATAATCGTGCTGCAATG of the Petrimonas mucosa genome contains:
- a CDS encoding IS1634 family transposase, with amino-acid sequence MFIRKKRHRSGNIGVIVVEKIGGKMKELATIGVAYNEDEVENLVNEAKEWISKEESRRHPQLDLYGEERKACDREREEVRRVLSQVSNILLNGYDLILDRTFDRIGFNRIDDEVFRKLVKARLAYPTSKAATVEYLKNHFDEDVDLSKIYRYLDKLSDHQHEIVQDISVRHTAKLFGGNIGVLFYDVTTLYFEADYEDDLRKTGFSKEGRHSNPQIILGLLVSLGGYPLAYCIHEGNKYEGHTMLPTINEFVSKYGLENFVVVADSGLMNNANIAELEAHGYKYIIGAKIKNESQEVKNWILEQPKRDCQMVEYDKGGGRRLLVGYTDDRAKKDAYNREKGIRRLEKAYKHGALTKGNINKRGYNKFLSMDGEVKVAINYDRVADDSKWDGLKGYLTNTDIPIQDVYAAYHNLWHVERAFRIAKSKIEIRPMFHFTRKRIEAHICICFVALKVYKELERMLKVSEIKMSVDKVLALAKTITTIQIKLPLNKDVYTQTMLMARHQKIAKLFDEDFWVTQ